A stretch of the Papaver somniferum cultivar HN1 chromosome 6, ASM357369v1, whole genome shotgun sequence genome encodes the following:
- the LOC113287625 gene encoding uncharacterized protein LOC113287625 isoform X2, whose amino-acid sequence MSSIPVQNIIPERILINGEPSHNKIDKNQDKENYYVSPNNISISGENRLPLPVLRTKFPVEHPCDKFVLPSPPPRDRKRTGPRPCPVCYLPVDQAIARMPVAPSESPTLRNLTYVYEESPVRTEPFGGSDFGGYPSLMQRNNSFDIKESMNVHCGFVNGSKPGRQTGFDLQDADLIEMEQCYGVVVASAIFGNYDVIQQPKNISEAAKKSVCFYMFVDEETEASIRNTTTLGDGMKVGLWRLILVRNLPYADARRNGKVPKLLLHRIFPNSKFSLWVDGKLELVVDPYQILERFLWRKNATFAISRHYKRFDVIEEAEANKAAGKYENASIDFQIDFYKGEGLTPYTEAKLPITSDVPEGCVIIREHIPVTNLFTCLWFNEVDRFTSRDQLSFSTVRDKIMSKVKWGVDMFLDCERRNFVVQTYHRDVLEHMPPPIVAVKRPSVSTNEPRGKSSHVTIADRFVKSPTKRNPPKHGRERRPGSRRHRKVSVGSRDNNSI is encoded by the exons ATGTCTTCAATACCTGTACAAAACATTATTCCAGAGCGTATCCTGATTAATGGAGAACCGAGTCATAATAAGATTGATAAAAATCAAGATAAGGAGAATTATTATGTTTCACCAAATAATATTTCAATTAGTGGAGAAAATAGACTTCCTCTTCCAGTACTAAGGACAAAATTTCCTGTAGAGCATCCATGTGATAAATTTGTACTCCCATCTCCTCCTCCAAGAGACAGAAAACGGACTGGTCCACGGC CATGCCCAGTGTGTTACCTCCCTGTTGATCAGGCAATAGCTCGTATGCCAGTCGCTCCCTCAGAATCTCCTACACTGAGGAATTTAACTTATGTGTACGAGGAAAGTCCGGTTAGAACTGAGCCATTTGGAGGGTCTGATTTTGGTGGGTATCCATCTTTAATGCAAAGGAATAATTCATTTGATATAAAAGAGTCGATGAACGTGCACTGTGG GTTTGTTAATGGAAGTAAACCGGGTCGTCAAACTGGATTTGACCTCCAGGATGCTGATCTTATTGAGATGGAGCAGTGCTACGGGGTCGTTGTTGCATCTGCCATATTTG GAAACTATGATGTAATACAGCAGCCAAAAAATATTAGTGAAGCTGCAAAGAAAAGTGTTTGCTTCTATATGTTTGTGGATGAAGAGACAGAAGCAAGTATAAGAAATACCACTACCCTTGGTGATGGAATGAAGGTTGGGTTATGGAGACTTATTCTTGTCCGTAACCTGCCTTATGCTGATGCCAGGCGCAATGGAAAG GTTCCAAAGCTTTTGCTGCACAGGATTTTCCCCAATTCCAAGTTCTCCTTATGGGTGGATGGAAAGCTTGAACTTGTCGTAGATCCTTACCAGATTCTTGAGAG ATTCTTGTGGAGGAAGAATGCCACTTTTGCCATCTCCCGGCACTATAAACGTTTTGATGTGATTGAGGAGGCAGAGGCTAATAAAGCTGCTGGGAAGTACGAAAATGCTTCCATTGATTTTCAGATTGATTTTTATAAGGGAGAAGGTTTGACTCCTTATACTGAAGCCAAGCTTCCAATCACCAGCG ATGTTCCTGAAGGATGTGTTATCATTAGAGAGCACATTCCAGTTACCAACCTCTTTACGTGTCTCTGGTTCAACGAAGTGGACCGTTTTACTTCCAGAGATCAGCTCAGCTTTTCCACAGTAAGGGACAAGATAATGTCAAAAGTTAAATGGGGGGTCGACATGTTTTTAGACTGTGAAAGGCGCAACTTTGTGGTTCAG ACTTATCATAGAGATGTGTTGGAACACATGCCTCCTCCAATTGTAGCGGTTAAAAGGCCATCAGTTTCGACGAATGAACCTCGAGGAAAATCTTCCCATGTCACTATTGCAGATAGGTTTGTAAAATCTCCAACAAAAAGAAACCCACCTAAGCATGGTAGAGAAAGACGACCAGGTTCAAGGCGCCATCGAAAAGTTTCTGTTGGCAGTAGAGATAACAATTCAATTTAA
- the LOC113287625 gene encoding uncharacterized protein LOC113287625 isoform X1: protein MTGGSLGLRTASYGSLQQQLQNGAFLPIHATPLIVRKNSKTLLSSYREKERFLSRICKFASRRRVGMLLVVVVSVLVFMSVLSTLCKDDDATTDSESQHMSSIPVQNIIPERILINGEPSHNKIDKNQDKENYYVSPNNISISGENRLPLPVLRTKFPVEHPCDKFVLPSPPPRDRKRTGPRPCPVCYLPVDQAIARMPVAPSESPTLRNLTYVYEESPVRTEPFGGSDFGGYPSLMQRNNSFDIKESMNVHCGFVNGSKPGRQTGFDLQDADLIEMEQCYGVVVASAIFGNYDVIQQPKNISEAAKKSVCFYMFVDEETEASIRNTTTLGDGMKVGLWRLILVRNLPYADARRNGKVPKLLLHRIFPNSKFSLWVDGKLELVVDPYQILERFLWRKNATFAISRHYKRFDVIEEAEANKAAGKYENASIDFQIDFYKGEGLTPYTEAKLPITSDVPEGCVIIREHIPVTNLFTCLWFNEVDRFTSRDQLSFSTVRDKIMSKVKWGVDMFLDCERRNFVVQTYHRDVLEHMPPPIVAVKRPSVSTNEPRGKSSHVTIADRFVKSPTKRNPPKHGRERRPGSRRHRKVSVGSRDNNSI, encoded by the exons ATGACTGGAGGGTCATTGGGTCTACGTACAGCGAGCTATGGATCattgcagcaacagctgcagaatgGTGCTTTCTTGCCAATTCATGCAACACCGCTTATTGTGCGCAAGAACTCAAAGACGCTCCTGTCTAGTTATAGAGAGAAGGAAAGGTTTCTATCTCGGATCTGCAAGTTCGCCAGTCGTAGGAGAGTTGGAATGCTGTTAGTTGTTGTTGTATCTGTTCTGGTTTTCATGTCTGTTTTATCTACACTGTGCAAAG ATGACGATGCAACTACTGATTCTGAGTCTCAGCATATGTCTTCAATACCTGTACAAAACATTATTCCAGAGCGTATCCTGATTAATGGAGAACCGAGTCATAATAAGATTGATAAAAATCAAGATAAGGAGAATTATTATGTTTCACCAAATAATATTTCAATTAGTGGAGAAAATAGACTTCCTCTTCCAGTACTAAGGACAAAATTTCCTGTAGAGCATCCATGTGATAAATTTGTACTCCCATCTCCTCCTCCAAGAGACAGAAAACGGACTGGTCCACGGC CATGCCCAGTGTGTTACCTCCCTGTTGATCAGGCAATAGCTCGTATGCCAGTCGCTCCCTCAGAATCTCCTACACTGAGGAATTTAACTTATGTGTACGAGGAAAGTCCGGTTAGAACTGAGCCATTTGGAGGGTCTGATTTTGGTGGGTATCCATCTTTAATGCAAAGGAATAATTCATTTGATATAAAAGAGTCGATGAACGTGCACTGTGG GTTTGTTAATGGAAGTAAACCGGGTCGTCAAACTGGATTTGACCTCCAGGATGCTGATCTTATTGAGATGGAGCAGTGCTACGGGGTCGTTGTTGCATCTGCCATATTTG GAAACTATGATGTAATACAGCAGCCAAAAAATATTAGTGAAGCTGCAAAGAAAAGTGTTTGCTTCTATATGTTTGTGGATGAAGAGACAGAAGCAAGTATAAGAAATACCACTACCCTTGGTGATGGAATGAAGGTTGGGTTATGGAGACTTATTCTTGTCCGTAACCTGCCTTATGCTGATGCCAGGCGCAATGGAAAG GTTCCAAAGCTTTTGCTGCACAGGATTTTCCCCAATTCCAAGTTCTCCTTATGGGTGGATGGAAAGCTTGAACTTGTCGTAGATCCTTACCAGATTCTTGAGAG ATTCTTGTGGAGGAAGAATGCCACTTTTGCCATCTCCCGGCACTATAAACGTTTTGATGTGATTGAGGAGGCAGAGGCTAATAAAGCTGCTGGGAAGTACGAAAATGCTTCCATTGATTTTCAGATTGATTTTTATAAGGGAGAAGGTTTGACTCCTTATACTGAAGCCAAGCTTCCAATCACCAGCG ATGTTCCTGAAGGATGTGTTATCATTAGAGAGCACATTCCAGTTACCAACCTCTTTACGTGTCTCTGGTTCAACGAAGTGGACCGTTTTACTTCCAGAGATCAGCTCAGCTTTTCCACAGTAAGGGACAAGATAATGTCAAAAGTTAAATGGGGGGTCGACATGTTTTTAGACTGTGAAAGGCGCAACTTTGTGGTTCAG ACTTATCATAGAGATGTGTTGGAACACATGCCTCCTCCAATTGTAGCGGTTAAAAGGCCATCAGTTTCGACGAATGAACCTCGAGGAAAATCTTCCCATGTCACTATTGCAGATAGGTTTGTAAAATCTCCAACAAAAAGAAACCCACCTAAGCATGGTAGAGAAAGACGACCAGGTTCAAGGCGCCATCGAAAAGTTTCTGTTGGCAGTAGAGATAACAATTCAATTTAA